In the Colwellia sp. 20A7 genome, one interval contains:
- a CDS encoding DUF350 domain-containing protein, translating to MNTLIELVGVNQELLIYLAIDITIAIALLGAMRFLLGLTSKVNTTEELAHKDNFAFGVSVAGSILALGIVLTGAITGENAPSYLMEIIGMLAYGTYGLVLIKVGRIVQDKIALQHLNKTELIKEQNLSIGIIDAAGAIATAIIIRSVLLWVDGLSIATFIAITSGFIVAQAVLVLVTRIREGKYAKNNQEDCLQEALSEGQLALAIRYSGQVISTALAVTAASHFLIYSPDTLIVNLLGWLVFGLIMTVLVSLLTSLAKRIVLWGINLVEEVDQQHNIGVASIEMATSISIALILTALMA from the coding sequence ATGAATACATTAATTGAGCTTGTTGGTGTAAATCAAGAACTACTCATTTATTTAGCTATAGATATCACGATTGCCATTGCGCTTTTAGGTGCTATGCGCTTTTTATTAGGATTAACGAGCAAAGTTAATACCACTGAAGAATTAGCCCATAAAGATAATTTTGCTTTTGGTGTAAGTGTTGCGGGTAGTATTTTAGCGTTAGGTATTGTGCTAACTGGCGCAATCACTGGTGAAAATGCCCCAAGTTACTTGATGGAAATAATAGGCATGCTTGCCTACGGTACTTATGGTTTAGTTTTAATTAAAGTTGGCCGAATTGTTCAAGACAAAATTGCATTACAACATTTAAATAAAACTGAGTTAATAAAAGAGCAAAACCTTAGCATTGGTATTATTGATGCAGCAGGTGCTATTGCAACAGCAATTATTATTCGCTCGGTACTGCTTTGGGTGGACGGTTTAAGTATAGCTACCTTTATCGCCATTACTAGTGGCTTCATTGTTGCTCAAGCGGTGCTGGTATTAGTGACGCGTATTCGCGAAGGTAAATATGCTAAAAACAATCAAGAAGATTGTTTGCAAGAAGCGTTAAGTGAAGGTCAATTAGCACTTGCGATACGCTATAGTGGTCAAGTTATTAGTACAGCGCTTGCGGTTACAGCTGCTAGCCACTTCCTTATTTACAGTCCGGACACCTTGATAGTAAACCTGCTTGGCTGGTTAGTATTCGGGCTTATTATGACGGTATTAGTATCGCTGTTAACATCGCTCGCAAAACGCATTGTATTATGGGGTATTAATTTAGTAGAAGAAGTTGATCAACAACATAATAT